The genomic window CGTCTACGCCAAGATCAACGGCCGGCTCTATCCGGCGTTGAATCTGACGTCGGCGCGGCTTGCGGTCGGCAACGCCGCGGCACCCGCCTGGGTGACCCCCGGCGAAATCGCCAAATACCCCACCGGTCCGATGATCGGCATACCCGGAGTGCCGGACAGCCTGCCCGTCACCAGCAGCACGGTCTCGGCGTGGTCAATCTGTGACACCGCGCAGACCGGAGCAGGTGCTCGGGGCAGCGGAACGTCGCCGGTGGTGACTTCCATTGCGGGGCAACTCATGCCGATGGGCAGGGCGACCGCGATGGGAGCCCGCCAGGCGGTATTGGCGACGCACAGGGGCGCGACGTACGTCATCTGGGGCGGGCAACGTTCGCGCATCGACCCGACGGACCGGTCGGTGACGTTCAACCTCGGCCTCGACCCCGGCGTCACCTACCCGATGGAAATCTCCAACGCACTTTTCGACGCCATGCCCGCGACGGAACCGCTGGTGTTGCCCACTGTTCCGGAGGCCGGCACACCGTCACGGTGGTTACCGGACGACAAGGTCGGCAGTGTGCTGGAATCCCGCGACGCCAGCGGCACGGTCAGCGGCTTCTACGTGCTGTTACCCGGCGGAGTGCAGAAGGTCAGCGCGTTCGTCGCCGACTTGCTGCGCACTGGCAACTCGCAGGGAAACACCACCCCCACCCTGGTACCTCCCGACAAACTGATCCATATCCCCGTCGTCGACGTACTGGACGTGGACTATTACCCGACCGGGAAGCTGGAATTCGTTGACACCACCGCGAATCCGGTCACCTGCGTCGGATGGGAGAAGCAGTCCAGCGACCCGCAAGCGCGGATCACCATCTTCACCGGGCGAGGACTACCGGTGCCGATCGGCATGGACTCCCGGGTGGTGCGCCTGGTCCGCGACGACCGCAACCCCGATTCGGCCGAGGCCCACCAGACACTGGTGTTGCCGGGTGCGGCCAACTTCGTCGCCACCACCAGCGGGGTGGCAGCGGCCGACAGTCGCGAAAGTCTGTATTGGCTTTCGCCGCAGGGGGTTCGATACGGCATTCAATCCGAGCAGCGGACGTTGCAGGCGCTCGGACTGGACCCACGCCTGGCCGTGCAAGCTCCATGGCCGATCGTGCGCACGTTCGCACCGGGTCCCGCCATCAGTCGCGACGCGGCATTGGTTGCGCGCGACGCCGTCCCCGCTGGCGGTGTGGTGGCGCCCCTTCCCGAGTCCAACGATCAAAGCGCCGGGGGTTAAGCATGTCCAAACGGGGCTTCGTTCGGGGCAAACGCACTCCACCGCCTACCGTCCCACCGGTGCGTGTGGCGGTCGCCGCACCGCTGGCACTGCCAGAGCGTGAGCCGCGCAACATCCTGTTGATGATTGCACTGCCGGCGCTGCTGATCGGGATCATCGGCACGCTGGTGGTGATGTATGCATCGGGTATTCGGACCCTGCAGTCAGGCTTCTTCCCGATGATCGGACTGGTCGGTTTCGGTGCGCTGATGTTCGGTGGGCGATTCGGCCGCGGCCGCCGAATCAGCTGGGGCGAGCAGGAAAAGCAGCGCCGCAGCTACCTGCGTCAACTCGACGAGGATCGCGAGGAGGTGCAGCGCGCCGCCCAGGAGCAACGCCGCAGTCAGCTGTTCGTCCATGCCGATCCGCAGCAGCTGGACACCGTGATCGGCGGACCACGGATGTGGGAGCGGCGCCCGACCGACCCCGATTTCCTCGACGTCCGGCTGGGCATCGGCGTCCAGCAAGCCAGCGAATCGGCGGTCACATTGCAGTGGCCCGACGTTCCGGTCGGGGAAGAACTCGAACCGGTGACCGGCGGTGCGTTACGCGACTTCATCCTCGAGCAGAGCAAGATTCGCGGCATCGGCAAGGTGGTGAGCCTGCGGTCGAAGCCGGGATTCAGTTTCATCGCCGACGACCCAAGTGAATTGCACGCCCTGGCAAGGGCAATCATGTGCTCGCTGGCGGTCTACCACAGCCCCAACGACGTCAAGCTGATGGTGGTCACCCGCCACCCCGAGGCGTGGTCCTGGTTGGTGTGGCTGCCGCACAACCAACACGATGAGATGTTCGATGCGTGCGGGCTGCGGCGACTGGTGTTCACCTCGCCCACCGAGTTGGAAGACGCGCTCGATGCCGAGCTGCACCGCAAAGGTCGTGGACCGTGGACACCGCCGGTCGCAGCCAGCCCGACCTCGATGCCGTCGGCGATAGAGTCACCGAGTGGAGTCTCGCTCGGTCCGCATTGGGTGATTGTCGACGACAACGTCGGCACACCCGAGCAGTGGGAGGGCGTGACCGGCCAGAAAGGCATGGCCGGCATCACGGTGCTGCGGCTGGCGACCCGCGTCGGTGTCGGCGTCGGATTCTCCGATGAGAGCCAGCGTTTCACGCTGCGCGAGGGCAGGTTGACGCACCGCGACACCTTTTACGCGCTGGCCGATGTGCTTGCCGACAGCACCGCCAACAGATACGCCCGGGCGCTGGCGCGCTGGTCTCCGATGGCCGCTGGTGAACTGTCCGAAACCGACAGTCAAGGCGGAGAGCTGTTGCGTGCCTTGGGCATCAGCGACCCGCGTGAACTCGACGTCGAACGGCTGTGGGCGGAGAGCCGCGGCCGCGGCGACCCGAAATGGGCGATGGTGCCGGTCGGCGTCAAGCAAGGCGGCGAGCTGCAGTATGTGATCCTGCGGGCCAAGGACTTTGGCGGATATGGTTTCCATTCGGTGGTGATCGGCACGTCGGGATCAGGGAAATCCGAGTACTTCCTGTCGTTGTGTAGCGGGATCGCGCTCACCCATTCGCCGGAGACGTTCATCGTCATCTTCGTCGACATGAAATTCGAATCCGCGGCCCAGGACCTGCAGGGCTTCCCCCATGTCGCCGGTTCGCTATCCAATCTCGGCAAGGACGATCGGCACTTGGCCGAGCGTATGCGGAAGGCAATCAACGGTGAAATCGCCCGTCGCTATCGGCTTTTCAAAGATGCCGGGGCGCGGGACGCCAACGAGTACGAGGAAATGCGGCTCGCTGGAAGGGATCTGGAGCCCGTGCCGATCCTGCTGGTCATCATCGACGAGTATCTCGAATTGTTCATCCATCATCCCGAGTGGATCGATCTGGTCATCCACATCGGGCAGGAGGGCCGCGGCTGCAACGTCTTCTTCACCCTCGGCGGCCAGCGCCTGGACCTGTCGTCGCTGAGCAAGGTCAAGAGCAACATCGCCTTCCGCGTGGCGCTGCGCGCCGAGACCGCGGAGGACTCCCGCGATGTCATCGGCAGCGACGCGGCGCTGCATCTGCCGTCGAAGGAAAACGGTTATGCCCTACTGAAAGTGGGGCCACGCGACCTGGAGCAATTCCGCTGCTTCTACGTCTCAGCGCCCTTCGTCGTGCCCAAACGTGCCGTCAACGTGGACACGACCGTGGCCATGAGTTTCTCCCAACCGCGTTCCTACACTTGGGAATACCAGCCGCTGACTGACGCTGACAGCGCGGCGCTGGCCGTGGCGGACGCGCCGCAGGAACCCGATGAGTTCCTGTTTCACTCCGACGGTTTCCGGAAGAAGAAACTCGTCGACGTGGTCCGCGATTCGCTGGTCTCACACACCGCGCGGCCACCACACCAAATCTGGCTGCCGCCTCTGGAAGTGAGCGAACCGATCGACATGCTGGTCGCGCGCTGGCGCGGCCGGCCGTGGCACGTCGACTACGGGCGCAATCCCGGGTTGGTGTTCCCGGTCGGGATCGTAGACATCCCCGAAGAGCACACCCAGCGCGTACACGTCATCGACGCCGAGATGGACAACATCATGGTGGTCGCCACCGCGCAGCGGGGAAAGTCGACCACGTTGATGACGCTGATGTCCTCAGCGGCGTTGATGTACCGTCCCGAGCGCGTCACTTTCTTCTGCGTAGGCGCCTCGCTGTATCCGATCGAGGACTTGCCGCATGTGGCATCGGTGGTGAGTCCCACCGACACCGAGGGCGTGTCCCGAACCATCGCCTCCATCGAAGGATTGATGCTCGCCCGGGAAGCTTCGTTCAAGAAGTACCAGATCGACATCTCCGAATTCCGAGAGCGACGATTCACCGCGGATGCCGTGGGCCCCACGGACCCCGACGACAAGTTCGGTGACGTCTTCCTGGTGATCGACAACTTCAGCGATCTGTACGACAAGGACGCCGCCATCGGCGAGCGGGCCATCGCCATCGCGCGTCAGGGTTTGTCCTACGGCGTACACATCATGACCAGTGCCACCGCCTGGCTCGTCGGTCAGAAGCAGCAACTGGTCAACGTATCCAACGCCCGCATTCAACTGCGACTGAGCAACCCCGACGAAACGCAGATGGGCGAGGGATTCGAGCGCAAGAAGGCCGCCCGCAACACCCTGGACCGGCCCGGGTTCGGGGTGACCAGGGACGGCCATGAGTTGCTAGTCGGCGCCCCGGAGGTGATCGGCCCGGCCGGTGACCGAGTGTCGACGCGCGAGATCGGCCGGCTGATCGCAGACCTGACCGGCGCAGGTCGCGTCGAAACGTTGGCACGATTGCCCGCACGGGTGGCACTACAGGACGTGATGGCTGCCTTCGCCCGCAGCGCCGACGCCGCGGACCCGTTGAACATTCCGTTTGGGATCGGTGAGACGGCGCTGCAGCCAGCGGTGCTGCCGACCCGCGTGGCGCCCAACATGCTGATCGTCGGACGGCAATCGTGTGGCAAGACAACCACTTTGGCCGCGATCGGCCAGACGATTGTCGAGCGCTTGACGCCCGAGCAGGCGCAGATCACCATCATCGATCCCAAGACCTCACTCATCGGCAAAATCCGGGGCGAGCACGTACGGGCCTACGCCTACACCGCCGATGACATCGACGCGGTGCTCGGTGAGTTGGCGCAGCTGCTGCGCGACCGGCTGCCGCCGTCAGGGCTGAGCCAAGAAGAGCTGTTGAGCCGGGGCACATGGGAAGGCCCGCACCACTTCATCTTGATCGACGATGAGCAGGAGTTGCGACCCCATGGGGTAATCGGCAAGGGCGCGGCGACGGCGCCGCTGTGGAGCCTGATCGAACGGAGCCGCGAGATCGGTCTGCATGTCATCGCCTCCCGCCTGCCGGGCAACTGGGCGGGAGTGTCGGTAACTAATCCGTTCCTGCAGAAGATGACGGGTTCGCGCGCTCCCACCCTGTTCATGGACAACGATCCGGCCGCCGTCAAAGTGTTCGGCCGGACCAGCGCCCAGCAATTGCCGCCGGGGCGGGGCCTGTTGGTCACCACCGATGGCGTCATGGAAGGAGTGCTGGTGGGAGACCCGGCTCAGGAAAGGTGAGTCGACAGCTAGCGTGGCCGATTTTAGACTCAGACCGCTCGTTTGCATGTCAAGCTGAGCAGGCAAGTGGGAGGCACATATGACTGGTTTCTTTGAGATGGTGCCCGGCGCCGTCGACATGTCGGCGGCTGCGGAGGCCGGCATCAGCGAGGAAATGGCGGCGACGACGGCGGCCGGCGCCGCGGCGCTCACCGGCGTCCTGCCCATGGCGGCCGACACCGACTCGATCGAATTCGCGGCCGCACTCAACGCCGCCGGGGCGGCCTACCTGGCCACGGCCGCCGAGCACGTCGGTCAACGCGCCGGCTTTTCCGGGGCCCAAGGCCTGGCATCTGCGACCACAGTTGCGACCGACGGCCTGAACGCCGCGGCGACCGCCCTCGGCGGCTAGGAGACGGCATGCCCGACCCCAGGTGGACCGGTCCGCCCGAAGTCGTCGCCGCGATCTTCGAGGCCGGATCACCTGCATCGGTCATCGCCAACAACACCGTCTGGGTCACCGAAACCGCCAACAAGGAACTGTCGGCTGGCCTCTCGGCGGTCAATACGTTGGCCACCGCCACGCAGTGGCAAGGCGTGAGCGCGCTCGCGTCGATGGTGACCGCCACGGGACTCAACGCCGGACTCCAGACGTTGGTGGGCTGGACGGCCGAGAAGATCAGCGTCACTCAAGCCGCCGTCGAAGCCTTTGCCGTCGCTCGGTCGGCGGTCATTCCCTCCCTCGTCTCGCAGACCAACCGCGACGAGTGGGCGGTCCTCAACGCCACCAACTTCCTGGGCATCAACACCCCAGCGATCGTCGAGCGGGACTGTGAGTATTTCGGCGAGCACTGGCCGCACAACTCCAGCGTCGGCTGGACGTACTCCGGTGCGCTGAGCGCGCTCGTCGCGGCGTTGGCCGTTCCCCCGCCGGTCGCGCCCATGGGTGCGTCGCCGGCCGCCCCCGCAGCGGCGGCGCAAGCCGTCGCCCAGGCGGCGGGACAGTCGGGCATGAACGGCGCGATGCAGGCATCGACTCAGGCCGCGCAGACCACATCCGCGCCTTCGGAAGCGACGGGCCAGCTCAGTTCGCTGATGCAGCAGCCGATGCAGATGGTGTCAGGTGTGACCGAACCGCTGAAAGAGATGGCGCAGGCGCCGATGCAGGCGATGCAGGGCTTCACCAGCCTGCCGCAAAGCATGATGCAGGCGATGGGTGGCATGTTCGGGTCTGCCGGAGCCTCGAATGCGGCGACGGTGACTGCGGCTGCCGAGCCGGTCGTGGCCGCGGGCAGCGTTGCCGGAGGCGCGGCCTCGGGTGGGGGTGCGGGCAGTGTCGGGAGCTTCCCCGGCGCGGGATTGACCAGTTACACCCGTCCCACCAGCAGCTTCGAGTCAGAGGCGGGCGGACGGCCGACCAGTGTGCGCGCGGGGGTCCTGAACGCCGCCGAGGTGCGCGGACCGGTCGCCTCTAACGCGATGGGCGGCGCGCCGATGCCGATGTCACCGGCCGGCATGCTCGCTCGGGGCGCCGGATCCGAATCCGAGAAGGATGCGGCGGTGGCGCGGGCTCGCGTTGTGGTCCAAGGGGAACCCACCGACCCGCGCTAGCCGTCCGCTCCGCGCTTTGGTCACAGTTGTCACACCAGCCTCTGTCCAGACCGATGCACTTTTTGCCCGACTCATAGCGACAGCGCCATTTGTCGCTCGGAGGTGGGCACCACGGCTACTGCTGGGAGGAGGGGCCAGTGTGGCTGATGTGACAGTTCATCGCCCGCGGCCGGGGCTGAGGATGATGGGCCCCGGCTCTCTTCGCGGGCTGCGCCCGCTCATCGCCCGCGGCCGGGAGGCCCCGCGAATGCCTGCGCCAGAGACAACCACCGCCGCGCGTCCGCACCGTCGGCGGTTACATCCAGACTGCTCAACGCCCGTCGTTGCGTCACCAGGAAACAGAAGTCCAGAGCCGAGCCGGTGACCCGCTGCGACGCATCATCTGGTCCCCACGTCCAGACATCACCGCCGGGTCCGCGCAGTTCGACGCGAAACGGCTCGTTCGGTGGCGTCAGATTGTTGACGGCGAAGGCGTAGTCACGGGTGCGCACACCCAGGTGCGCGATCGAGCGCAGCCGTTCGGTGGCCGGGCGACTGACGCCGAGCGCATCGGCGACATCCAACCCGTGCGCCCAGGTCTCCATCAGTCGCGCCGTCGCCATCGATGCCGCACTCATCGGCGGCCCGAACCAAGGCAACTTGCGGCCGTCGGGGACGGTCACCAGCGCCTGGTGCAGCTTCTCGCGAGTGATCCGCCAGTCGTTCAACAGATCACCGGGCGGCATGGCGGCCAGATCCTCGGCACCGGCGTCGACGAACCCGCCGGGATCGGCGGCCGCGGCGGTCAGCACCACCCCGAACGCCTCCTCGTCGGTGACCGCGGTGAGCGCGACGCGGTCGGTCCACAACAAGTGCGCGATCTGGTGCGCAATGGTCCAGCCGGGCGCGGGTGTCGGCATGGCCCATTCGTCCGGGGACAGCGGCGTCACCAGCGCGTCGAGGTCGTCGCTCTCCGCGCGCAAGTCAGCGACTATCGCCCCGGGACCTGCCATCACTTCCTCCCTGACTTGGCCGGTAGGCCGCGCCGGCCGACGACGCTGTGCACCAACAGCCCCATCAGATAGATGACCGAGCCGAACAAGACGAACACCGGCGCCCGCCCGTCGTCGGGGACCAGCGCCGCACCAACGGTCACCGCGACGATAAACGAAACCCAGAACAGGGCGTCCTGCACGGCGAAAACGTGTCCGCGCAGCGCGTCGTCAACGTCGATCTGCATCGCCGAGTCGGCGCACAACTTGACCACCTGCCCGGCCACGCCCAGGGAGAAACCGCAGGCCACCATGACCGGCAACAGCAAGCTGGCACCGGCGAGCTGGATGATCGCCGCGGCCACCAGAGCGCCGTTGGCCGTCGCGTACCGCCCCCAGCGGCGAATGATGACGGGGGTCAACACGTTGGCCAGGAACGCGCCGAGGCCGGTAGCCCCGAAGAACACCAGCGCGGTGCCCAACCCGGCCACGTCGGCATCGGGCATGTGGTGCACCAACAACAGGATCAGCAGTGAGTTGATGCCGACGACCATGCGGTGGGCGGCCAGCCCGGACAATGCCGCCGCAACCGTTGGGCGTTGAACCACCGTGCGCAACCCGTGCACCCACCCGGTGAGCACCGCGTAGAGGGCCGAGCCATGGATCGCGCGTTTGGTGTCGTCCGGACCGAGCACCCGCGGGGCGAACCGCAACGACAGCAACAGCGCGATCGACACCGGTATCGCGGCGACGAAGATGACGAGCGCCGCACCCCGGTCGCCACCGCCGCCGAAATAGCGCGGCACCAACATGAAATTGGCGCCGACGAAAGCCGCGACCGCACCCGAGGCGGTCGCCACCGAGTTCATCGTGACCACCTTTTCGCGGGGCACCACGTGCGGCAACGCCGCCGACAATCCCGACGCGACGAACCGGGCCAAACCGTTGGCCAGCAGCGCCGCGCACAACAACAGCACGTCACCTGCTCCGACGGCCAAGATCGTGCCGATCACGGCGATGAACGCCAAGCGGCTGATGTTCGCGCCCACCAGCACCAGACGCCGATCCCAGCGGTCCATCAGCGCCCCAGCGAACGGACCCAGCAGCGAATACGGCAGGAACAGCACGGCGAACGCCCGCGCGATCGCCATCGGGTCAGCGGCCCGGTCCGGATTGAACAGCAGCGCGCCGGCCAACCCCGCCTGAAAAAGGCCGTCACCGAACTGGCTTGCCATGCGCACCTGCATCAGTCGCCAGAAGTCCGGCATCTCGCGTATCGACCGCCACAACTCGACGGGTGCGCGTGCCTGCGTGCGGCTGCGATTCAACAGAACCCACTTCCACGATCGGGCGCAGGCAAGGCTCTTGTCGCGCTGTGCCGCCCCAACAACATTACAAATCTTCACCGACGACGCTTGTTTATGCCGGGCTCAGCTTCGGGGGTGCGATGATGTTGGGGTGGCGCCGCACGAAGATCCCGAAGACTATGTCGCACCCGCCGCGCAACGGGTTCGCGCGGGTACGTTGCTGCTGGCCAACACCGACCTGCTCGAACCGACTTTCCGCCGCAGCGTCATCTACATCGTCGAGCACAACGACGGGGGAACGCTGGGAGTGGTGCTCAACCGGCCCAGCGAAACCGCGGTCTACAACGTCTTACCGCAGTGGGCCAAACTCTCCGCCAAGCCCAAGACGATGTACATCGGCGGCCCGGTGAAACGGGACGCCGCCTTGTGTCTGGCGGCCTTGCGGGTCGGGGCCGAACCCGACGGCGTGCCCGGTCTACGGCACGTGGCCGGTCGCATTGTGATGGTGGATCTGGACGCCGAGCCCGAGGCGATCGCACCGGTCGTCGAAGGCGTGCGCATCTTCGCCGGCTACTCCGGCTGGACCATCGGTCAACTCGAAGGCGAAATCGAGCGCGACGACTGGATCGTCCTGTCTGGCTTGCCCTCCGACGTCCTGGTCGGCCCGCGGACCGACCTGTGGGGACAGGTACTGCGCCGACAACCGTTGCCGCTGTCGCTACTGGCGACTCACCCGATCGACGTCAGCCGCAACTAGGCGGTTCAGTCGCACGACGCGGTTCAGTCGCACGACAGTGTGCAGCCCGCGCAATTGCCGCCGCATCCGGCGGCATCCGCGGCCTGGGTGCGCAGCGCATACCGCGCGCTCTGCCAGGACCCGGTGGCCAGCGTTCCGACGGCACCGGCGATGCAGACGATGACCACCACCAGGGCGGTCTGCGGCGAGGCCGCCAATGCCACCACTCCCCCGGCGGTGAGCATCACCGCGGCTGCCAACTGAGTCGGCGCCATGGCACGTCGCGCCAACAACGTCGAGTCGGCCGGCTGAGTCTGCGTTAGCGACCAGACCCCGAATGCGGCGGAAGCAACTGCCGCACACATGCACAGCACGCCGGCGATAAGCATGCGCTCACAATACGAGTCAGCTTGGGGTTCCGCTCGCCGGGCTCCCCACCGGCCTGGTTCCGGATCGGCTTAGCGCTGAGGGGTCATCGTGATCAGCGGGCCCTGCCCGGGTGTCAGCGTGACCAGCGGCGGCTGCGCGGTCGCCGGGCTGGGCACGGCTGGCTGCGCGGGCAGCCCGACCGCGCCCGACCGGGCGGTCTGTGCGGGCGGGGCAGCCGGTGCCGGAACAGCCGCGGGCGCCGGTGCCGCGGGAACCGCAGGAGCGGGAGCCGGTGCCGCCGGAGCCGGAGCGGCCGGAGCGGCCGGAGCGGTCCCCGGCGCCGTCACCCGGAAGCCGTTGACGATGGCGTCGGTGGCAGGGGCATCGGAGACCGCCTGCGAAGCGGCGGTGGTCACCGACAACGACACCAGGTACTTCTCGTTTCCGGCGGTGGCGATGACGTGGCGCCGCGACGTGTTGAGCGTCATGTCGTTCTCGCGGTACGTGCCTTCGATGACCGACGACGGGAAGTTGCCGAGATTCGCCATCGAGGCATTCGTGGTCTGCCACCCGAGCAGTTGCTGGCTGTCGACGTAGCCGTGGCTGATGGCTTCGGCGGGATCGAAGTCGCCGACCAGCTTGTACACCACGATCTGGGCGTTCGAGGTGTAGATGCTGTTGCCGCCGACCCGGTCAGCGATCACCACGAATGCATCCGGGACGTTGGGGTCGGGCACCTGCGTCCAGCGCGGCGGCACCGGCAAGGTGATGTCGAGCGCCTTGAACCCCTGCGCGCGCTGCGCTTCGAGCTTGACGCCTTTGGCGCGCAGGTAGTCCCGCAGGGTGCCGCTGACCGCGGGCGTCGCGGCCGGCGGCGTGGGCGCTGCGACGGCCCCGGCACCGGCGGCCGGAACCGCGGCGGGAACCGGGGAAGCAATCGGAGCCGGCAGCTGTACCGGAGGCACAGCTTGCGCCGGTGCCGGAGCGAACCTGTTGGTGACGCCACCGGGATAAACCGTGAGGTTCTGCGCCGGCGGCACGGCGGCTTGAGACGGGCCTGGCGCGGGGATGGCGGGGGGTGGATACAGCGGATCGGCAGACGCCGTACCGCTGGTGATCAGCACGACGCCGACGAAGCCGGCGGCCACGCCTCCCGCGAAAACCCGCCAGTTGCGGGCGATCTGAATCATGTGCGTCGATCCCTCCGAATAACGTCGGGCGCCAGCGCCCGTCATGAACGCCGAATCTAATAAGTTCCTAAGGGCGGGACCAGGCTTGAAATGAACCTGGGACGAACCTCTGATCGGCGTGCAACGCAACCGAGACCATCCCGTGGCCGGCGGCTCGGCCACCGGGCCTCGCGGGCCGCCCTTATACCCTGTTGAGCGTGACCGAATCGCCGACCGCTCCGCCGGGCAGCACGCCTGGTGTCACCGACGCGGACACCGACGCGCCGCGGCACCGCTACACCGCCGAGCTGGCGGCCAGGCTGGAACGAACTTGGCAGGACAACTGGGCCCGGCTGGGAACGTTCAACGTGCCCAACCCGGTCGGCTCGCTGGCGCCGGCGGACGGCACGGCCGTGCCTACCGACAAGTTGTTCGTGCAAGACATGTTTCCCTACCCGTCCGGGGAGGGGCTGCACGTCGGGCACCCCTTGGGCTACATCGCCACAGACGTCTATGCGCGCTACCACCGGATGATCGGGCGCAACGTCTTGCACGCTTTGGGCTTCGACGCATTCGGACTTCCGGCCGAGCAGTACGCCGTCCAGACCGGTACTCATCCGCGCATCAGGACCGAAGCCAACATCGTCAACTTCCGGCGCCAGCTGAGTCGGCTGGGCCTGGGTCACGACAGTCGGCGCAGCTTCTCCACCACCGATGTCGAGTTCTACAAGTGGACGCAGTGGATTTTTCTGCAGATCTACAACGCGTGGTTCGACACCGCCGCCAACAAGGCCCGCCCGATAGCGGACTTGATCGACGAGTTCGATTCGGGCGCAAGGTCTTTGGAGGACGGCCGGGACTGGTCCGAGCTGTCGGCGGGGGAGCGGGCCGACGTCATCGACGGCTACCGGCTTGTCTACCGCGCGGACTCGATGGTCAACTGGTGCCCCGGACTGGGCACCGTGCTGGCCAATGAAGAGGTGACCGCCGACGGCCGCAGCGACCGGGGAAATTTCCCCGTGTTCCGAAAGCGGCTGCGACAGTGGATGATGCGGATCACCGCGTATTCCGACCGGCTGCTCGACGACCTGGACGTGCTGGACTGGCCGGAAAAGGTCAAGACCATGCAGCGCAATTGGATCGGGCGCTCGACGGGCGCAAGCGCGGTGTTCTCGGCGACGGACAGCGCCGACACCACGCGCGACATCGAGGTGTTCACGACACGGCCCGACACCCTGTTCGGCGCCACGTATTTGGTGTTGGCTCCCGAGCACGAGCTGGTCGACGCGCTGGTTGCCACCGACTGGCCGGACGACGTCAACCGGGCGTGGACCTACGACAGCGCCTCGCCCGCTGACGCCGTCGCGGCCTACCGCAAGGCGATCTCGGCCAAATCCGACCTGGAGCGCCAGGAGAGCCGCGAGAAGACCGGTGTCTTCCTGGGCAGCTATGCCACCAACCCGGCCAACGGGAACCCGGTGCCCATCTTCATCGCCGACTATGTGCTGGCCGGCTACGGCACGGGGGCCATTATGGCCGTACCGGGTCACGACCAGCGGGACTGGGAATTCGCCCGCAAGTTCGGCCTACCGGTCGTGGAAGTGATTGCCGGCGGCGACATTTCAGAGTCGGCTTACACCGGCGACGGAGTGCTGGTCAACTCCGATTACCTGAACGGCATGACCGTCGCGGCGGCCAAGGAGGCCATCACGGCCCGGCTAGAGGCCGACGGCAAAGGCCGGGCCCGCATCGAGTTCCGGCTGCGCGACTGGCTTTTCGCGCGGCAACGGTACTGGGGTGAGCCGTTTCCCATCGTCTACGACAGCGATGGCCGACCGCATGCGCTCGCCGAAGCCGCCCTGCCCGTCGAGCTGCCCGATGTTCCCGACTATTCCCCCGTGTTGTTCGATCCCGA from Mycobacterium kubicae includes these protein-coding regions:
- a CDS encoding TIGR03084 family metal-binding protein; this encodes MAGPGAIVADLRAESDDLDALVTPLSPDEWAMPTPAPGWTIAHQIAHLLWTDRVALTAVTDEEAFGVVLTAAAADPGGFVDAGAEDLAAMPPGDLLNDWRITREKLHQALVTVPDGRKLPWFGPPMSAASMATARLMETWAHGLDVADALGVSRPATERLRSIAHLGVRTRDYAFAVNNLTPPNEPFRVELRGPGGDVWTWGPDDASQRVTGSALDFCFLVTQRRALSSLDVTADGADARRWLSLAQAFAGPPGRGR
- a CDS encoding YqgE/AlgH family protein yields the protein MAPHEDPEDYVAPAAQRVRAGTLLLANTDLLEPTFRRSVIYIVEHNDGGTLGVVLNRPSETAVYNVLPQWAKLSAKPKTMYIGGPVKRDAALCLAALRVGAEPDGVPGLRHVAGRIVMVDLDAEPEAIAPVVEGVRIFAGYSGWTIGQLEGEIERDDWIVLSGLPSDVLVGPRTDLWGQVLRRQPLPLSLLATHPIDVSRN
- a CDS encoding LpqN/LpqT family lipoprotein, which encodes MIQIARNWRVFAGGVAAGFVGVVLITSGTASADPLYPPPAIPAPGPSQAAVPPAQNLTVYPGGVTNRFAPAPAQAVPPVQLPAPIASPVPAAVPAAGAGAVAAPTPPAATPAVSGTLRDYLRAKGVKLEAQRAQGFKALDITLPVPPRWTQVPDPNVPDAFVVIADRVGGNSIYTSNAQIVVYKLVGDFDPAEAISHGYVDSQQLLGWQTTNASMANLGNFPSSVIEGTYRENDMTLNTSRRHVIATAGNEKYLVSLSVTTAASQAVSDAPATDAIVNGFRVTAPGTAPAAPAAPAPAAPAPAPAVPAAPAPAAVPAPAAPPAQTARSGAVGLPAQPAVPSPATAQPPLVTLTPGQGPLITMTPQR
- the leuS gene encoding leucine--tRNA ligase, coding for MTESPTAPPGSTPGVTDADTDAPRHRYTAELAARLERTWQDNWARLGTFNVPNPVGSLAPADGTAVPTDKLFVQDMFPYPSGEGLHVGHPLGYIATDVYARYHRMIGRNVLHALGFDAFGLPAEQYAVQTGTHPRIRTEANIVNFRRQLSRLGLGHDSRRSFSTTDVEFYKWTQWIFLQIYNAWFDTAANKARPIADLIDEFDSGARSLEDGRDWSELSAGERADVIDGYRLVYRADSMVNWCPGLGTVLANEEVTADGRSDRGNFPVFRKRLRQWMMRITAYSDRLLDDLDVLDWPEKVKTMQRNWIGRSTGASAVFSATDSADTTRDIEVFTTRPDTLFGATYLVLAPEHELVDALVATDWPDDVNRAWTYDSASPADAVAAYRKAISAKSDLERQESREKTGVFLGSYATNPANGNPVPIFIADYVLAGYGTGAIMAVPGHDQRDWEFARKFGLPVVEVIAGGDISESAYTGDGVLVNSDYLNGMTVAAAKEAITARLEADGKGRARIEFRLRDWLFARQRYWGEPFPIVYDSDGRPHALAEAALPVELPDVPDYSPVLFDPDDADSEPSPPLAKATDWVHVELDLGDGLKPYTRDTNVMPQWAGSSWYELRYTDPHNSERFCGKENEAYWMGPRPAEHGPDDPGGVDLYVGGAEHAVLHLLYCRFWHKVLYDLGYVSSREPYRRLVNQGYIQAFAYTDARGSYVPAEQVIERDGKFVYPGPDGEIEVFQEFGKIGKSLKNSISPDEICDEYGADTLRVYEMSMGPLEASRPWATKDVVGAHRFLQRVWRLVVDENTGATRAVDGQELDTGTLRALHRAIAGVAEDYAALRNNTATAKLIEYTNHLTKQHRDAVPRAAVEPLVLMLAPLAPHLAEELWLRLGHPTSLVHGPFPQADPAYLVDDTVEYPVQVNGKVRSRVVVAADADDESVKAAALADEKVQGFLAGATPRKVIVVPGRLINLVV